The proteins below are encoded in one region of Drosophila santomea strain STO CAGO 1482 chromosome 3R, Prin_Dsan_1.1, whole genome shotgun sequence:
- the LOC120452878 gene encoding mitochondrial ribosome-associated GTPase 1 produces MAAQLNPFRNAFRLPAKQRINWFPGHMTKGMRQIQQKLRNVDCIVEIHDARIPLAGRNSQFFDTITGSGVKPHILVLNKIDLLGAKQQKVVLQQLRRQQPELRHILFTNCKDQRNHGVLDILPLATRLVGESSRFNRAQAAEHNLMIIGVPNVGKSSVINVLRNVHLKKKSAARVGAEAGITRSVGERIKIQENPPVYMIDTPGILQPSVKDDEMGMKLALVGCLPDHIVGEDLIADYLLFWLNSHRKYDYVEKLKLSSGPSDNISAVLAEYAHREELFHKVKQYDGRVEVMTNLLAAARKFIHFFRSGQLGHINLDEPSGYR; encoded by the exons ATGGCAGCGCAGCTGAATCCATTTCGCAACGCCTTCCGGCTGCCGGCCAAGCAGCGCATCAACTGGTTTCCCGGCCACATGACCAAGGGCATGCGGCAAATCCAGCAAAAACTGCGAAATGTGGACTGCATAGTCGAGATTCACGATGCACGCATCCCATTGGCGGGCAGAAACTCGCAGTTCTTCGATACAATCACCG GAAGTGGCGTTAAACCGCATATCCTGGTCCTGAACAAAATCGATCTACTGGGCGCCAAACAGCAAAAGGTCGTGCTGCAGCAACTGAGGAGGCAGCAGCCTGAACTGCGGCACATCCTGTTCACCAACTGCAAGGATCAGCGCAACCATGGCGTGCTGGATATCTTGCCCTTGGCCACTCGCCTCGTGGGCGAGAGCAGTCGCTTCAATCGCGCCCAAGCAGCCGAGCACAATCTCATGATCATCGGAGTGCCAAATGTGGGCAAGAGTTCCGTGATCAATGTCCTGCGCAATGTGCATCTGAAGAAGAAGAGCGCCGCTCGTGTGGGAGCCGAGGCGGGCATAACTAGATCCGTCGGCGAACGCATCAAAATCCAAGAGAATCCGCCGGTTTACATGATCGACACACCTGGTATCCTCCAGCCCTCCGTTAAAGATGATGAAATGGGCATGAAGCTGGCCCTGGTTGGCTGCCTACCCGATCACATTGTGGGCGAGGATCTGATAGCCGACTATCTGCTGTTCTGGCTGAATAGTCACCGCAAATACGACTACGTGGAGAAGCTAAAGCTGAGCTCCGGACCCAGTGACAATATCAGCGCCGTGCTGGCGGAGTACGCGCACCGGGAGGAGCTGTTCCACAAGGTCAAGCAATACGACGGACGGGTGGAGGTGATGACAAATTTATTGGCGGCCGCGCGAAAGTTCATACACTTCTTTCGCTCCGGCCAGCTGGGTCACATAAATCTGGACGAACCCAGTGGTTACAGATAG